Proteins encoded together in one Nanoarchaeota archaeon window:
- a CDS encoding arsenite methyltransferase — MKQKHEEIKKAVREGYGKIAKNKISCCSPMFPCCGNSSAKIITDVSKSVGYADDDLSSVPEDANLGLGCGNPVTLASLKKGETVLDLGSGAGIDCFLAAKKVGETGRVIGIDMTPEMLARAKENAKKGNYKNVEFRLGEIENLPIEDNYVDAILSNCVVNLSPDKDGVFKEAFRVLKPGGRLMVSDIVLLKKLPESIKKSINAYIGCLAGATMKEEYLNAIKAAGFNEVKIISESTYPVELAASNPAAKDIMDSNDISEKDFAEMITSIVSIRVQGIKTK, encoded by the coding sequence ATGAAACAAAAACATGAAGAGATAAAAAAAGCTGTGCGCGAAGGCTACGGCAAGATTGCTAAAAATAAAATATCCTGTTGCAGCCCGATGTTTCCGTGCTGCGGAAATTCAAGCGCAAAAATTATAACTGACGTCAGTAAAAGCGTAGGATATGCGGACGATGATCTTTCTTCAGTTCCAGAAGACGCGAATCTTGGCCTTGGATGCGGAAATCCCGTTACCTTGGCGTCTTTAAAAAAGGGTGAAACAGTTCTCGACCTTGGTTCCGGCGCCGGAATTGATTGTTTTCTTGCTGCAAAAAAAGTCGGAGAAACCGGCCGCGTCATCGGCATTGACATGACGCCGGAAATGCTTGCGCGCGCAAAAGAAAACGCAAAAAAAGGCAATTACAAAAACGTGGAATTCCGGCTTGGTGAAATCGAGAACCTGCCTATAGAAGATAATTATGTTGATGCAATCCTATCAAACTGCGTTGTAAATCTTTCTCCTGATAAAGATGGTGTTTTCAAAGAGGCATTCCGTGTTCTGAAGCCTGGCGGGCGCCTGATGGTCTCAGACATAGTTCTTCTGAAAAAGCTCCCGGAGTCCATAAAAAAATCAATAAATGCGTATATCGGGTGCCTCGCGGGGGCAACAATGAAAGAAGAATATCTGAACGCGATAAAGGCTGCTGGATTTAACGAAGTGAAAATCATAAGCGAATCGACTTATCCTGTTGAGCTTGCTGCAAGCAATCCGGCTGCAAAGGATATTATGGACTCGAATGATATTTCAGAAAAAGATTTCGCTGAAATGATAACATCCATTGTCAGCATAAGGGTTCAGGGAATAAAGACAAAATAA